The bacterium HR11 genomic sequence CCGCAGGCCGTCACGGAGACGCACGGGATGCCCATCCAGTGCTTCGTCGAAGGGGGCCGCTTTGAGCTCCGGGCGGCCGGACCCGACGGTCAGCTCCGGACCGACGACGATATCGTCGTCGGGGGTCCATAAAATAGCGTGACGACGAGGCGGAGCGGGACAGGACGACCCTGGTAGACCGTCCCTCGTCGCTTTACACCGCACACCTGACAGCGGCTCAAGTCGGTCGAGCGGCGAGTCATCGACCTCGACCAGTTCTATACGGCCGCCCGATATCCAAATGCTCTCCCGGCACCGGAGCGTCCGAGCCGGTATTATACAAACCGGCATTCGGCTCGCGCCGAGGCGACGGCCCAGACCGTTCTGGATGTCGTGGCCGATTTCCTGCGAACCCAGGGTATTCCGCTCGGCGAAGAACCGAAGGAGTAGTCGGACCCGCATGGGGATCGGTGGACTCTCGGCCTTAGAGCGTATTTCCACCCCCCCATTCCACCGCTGAGACGCCGAGAACGCAGAGAAAAATCGAAGAAAACCCTCATCCTCTGCGTCCTCGGCGCCTCGGCGGTGAGTCGTGAAACAGGCATCTATCCAGCATCCAACACCGAACGCCGCATTTCCTTGCGATGGATACGAAGACGTTCCTGCAAGTCCTGAAGACGCTTCGTCGGTCGCCGGCCCTCCGGCAGGCGCCCATCTTTCGGATGCGGGTCAGCCGGAGCGAGACGCCGTTTACGATCCTGGTGGCGACGCTCCTGTCGGCCCGGACGCAGGACACGGTAACCGTCCCGGCCGTCGAGCGTCTCCTGTCCGTCGCTCCGACGCCGGAACGGCTGGCCGCCCTCGACGAAGCCACCATCGCCCGTCTGATCTATCCCGTCGGCTTTTATCGGACGAAGGCCCGGCATCTCAAAGAGCTGGCCCGGGTCCTCGTCGAGCGGTACGGCGGGCAGGTGCCCGATACCCTGGAAGAACTGACAAAACTCCCGGGTGTCGGTCGGAAGACGGCCAATCTCGTCCTCGGCGAGGCCTTCGGGAAGCCGGCCATTTGCGTCGATACCCACGTCCACCGGATCGGCAATCGCCTCGGCATCGTCCGTTCTAAGACGCCCCTGGAGACGGAGGCCCAGTTGATGGAGAAGGTCCCCCCGGCGTATTGGTCGGACATCAATACCTATTTGGTCGCCCTGGGTCAGACGATCTGTCTGCCCCGGCGACCCCGGTGCCCTGAATGTCCCGTCCGGCGGTGGTGCGAACGGGTCGGCGTGACGGGATAAGGTCCCGGGGACAGGGAAAAGGGCCACAGACCATGGACCATGGACCCCTGGGGCCCAAGCCGGTCTATGGTCTGTGGTCTACGGTCGGATTTATGGGGATAGACGCCCGTCGCCCGACCTGCCCACCTGCCGACCTGCCTATCTGCCCACCTGCCCATCTGCCTATCTGCCCACCTGCCCACCTGCCAAATGCCTGAAACATCGCGCTTTCGTGGAGGTGCCCTTTCCGCTTCCCATCGCACTTCTCACTCCCGAACGGCTCTGTTATCCTTTTCGTCAAGTCCATACTCCGACCCCGGAGGGTGCGATGCTTTGGGTCCTGATGGCTTCCGCCGTCGGATGGGCGCTCGGCCTGGGGCTTCTGGCCCTGGGGATGGGCCTCCTGATCGGCCTGGTCCTCGTGCCATTCCTGGTCCTGGGATTCGTCTTGAAACTCGTGATGAAGGTCCTGTTCCTGCCCCTCAAGCTGTTGGCGTGGGTCCTGGGGGCTTTGTTCATGCTGATGCTTATCCTGGGGACGCTCTTCCTCATATGGCTGGGACTCTGCGGGCTAAGCATCTGCTTATTCTGAGGTTGCCTCGGCCGGCCCAGTATACATGCGAGGCCCACGGGACCGAAGCTCCGATCGCCCAAGTGAGACGGGGACGTCCGCGGGCTCTTCCCCTATCCAGGTTCAAGACCCGACCCCGAACTCTTTCGCCTTCAATCCCACAAGACGATGTACACATACTGATAGGCCCGCTTTTTCGAGCGCCGACTCAAGGCCGGGAGCGGGCGGTAGCGGGGATCCTTCCCGAGGAGGCGGCGGAGCGCCTGTTCCACGGCCCGAGCCTGATCGACGGGTCCCCCTTCGTAGAGGATCTGGAACTGCGTCGGCGGCGGCTGGACCGTCTGACGGAGCTGGATGAAGGCCGCTACGGGGTCGACGGCCCGTCCGATGGCAAACTGTCGGACCTGCGGGTCGGCGATCCGTCGATAGACGTCCGCGATGACTCGGGGCAAAACTTCATCGGGCGAGCCCGTCCACCGCATGGCGACCACACCTCCCCTACCCTGACAGACCCGTAAGGCTGAAGGCTGACAGGTCTACAGTCTATGGTCCACGGTCTATGGTCTACATTCGGACCTGGACGGTGACGGGGATGCCCTGCCGGACGCTGGCCGTGACGATGCAGTAGTCCTCAAATATTTGGACGCACCGCTCGAAGGCCTCGGTCTGTTCCGGAGGCACCCCGCGGGCGTGGACTTGAACGTCCAGGGCGGCGACCCGCCAGCGGCCCCGCTCGTTGCGCCGGATCGTGGCCGTCACCTCCGTCTCGATGCCCTCGACGGAGACCCGGGCCTTCTGGAGACAGAAAAATAGGCTGGCCGACAGACAGTGGCCGACGGCCGCCGCCAACATGCGGGCGGCGTTCGGGCCGGCCTCCTTCCCTAAGGGGGCCGGCTCGTCCATCTCGGTCGTCCACTCCGCCGGCCGGTCGAGCCGGACCTCGAAGCGGTAAGCGTCGATCTGCCGAAGTGTCACGCGGGCCTGAAGCTCTTCCATGGGTCACCTTCGGGAGTTTGGGTGTCCGGTGCTGGGTGTTGGGGCGTCAGGGATCAGCCTTCCGGAGTGAACAAGGCCGTTCGGTTCGTGAGAATGGCGTCGGAACAACCTTTCCCATCCCCTGGGGAGCACGATGTCGCCAAGGGGCGGAGCGACGAGCCAGGGTGATGGATGGTTCATAGCCGCTATTGGCTCATAACTCATGGGTCATGGCTCGTAGTCCCATGAGCCATCAGCTATGAGCCAGTGCGGCCTTGAAGGACCGTCCTTCTCGAAGGGTCGAAAAAGCCGAGTCAGTGAAGATTCCCGTTAAGGATTGAGACCTGGGATGGGAAAGAGGTTACAACCGCGAGGGCCGGACTTTCAATTTCGCGTGAGTCGCCACCCGGGATGAAGGGATGACAGGACTCAGCGGGTCGAGGGTCCGGGCGGAACTCCGATGACTCGGCAAGCGTTCGATGGATCGAAACGGAGGGCTCCACCGATGAGGCAAGCCACGGGACATCGAACGCCCCGGTATCAACGGATGGGGGTCGTCTGGGGCATCCTGATGGGGTGGGTCCTATCGGCCATCGCGGCCGGTCCCCAGACGTCTGCGGTACCCCGGCCGCCGGAGACCCGGCGGGACGAGGTCCGGGAGGTCCTCCACGGCGTCGAGGTCGTCGACCCCTACCGGTGGCTGGAGGACGCCTGGAGCCCCGAGACGCGGGCCTGGATCGAGGCCCAGAACGCTTACACTCGCTCGCTCCTGGACGCCGTCCCGGGCCGGGAAGCCCTCCGGCGACGGGTCGCCCGGATGCTCCGGGTCGATACGGTTAGCCTTCCCATCGTCCGCGGCGGTCGGTACTTCTTCCTGAAACGGCGGGCCGACCAAGACCAGCCCGTCCTGTACATGCGGGAAGGCCCGACGGGGCCCGAACGGGTCCTGATCGACCCCCACGCCATGGACCCTGCGCACTTGACGAGCGTCAGCCCCCTGGAGGTCTCGCGGGACGGCCGCTGGCTGGCCTACGGCGTCCGCCACGGCGGAGAAGACGAGGTCGTCGTCCGGTGGCGGGACGTCGAGACCGGGCAGGACCTGCCCGATGGGCTTCCCAAGGGCCGGTATTTCGGCATCGCCCTCCGTTCGGACAAAGCCGGTTTTTACTATGCCAAACACACGCCCGACGGTCCCCGGGTCTACTACCATGCGATGGGGTCTGACCCCGCGCAAGACGTGGAGATCTTCGGTCAGGGCTACGGACCCGACAAGATTATCGGCGTGGACCTCTCCCATGACGGACGCTACCTGCTGTTGACCGTCTATTACGGAGCCGGGGCTCAACAGACGGAGCTTCATTACATGGAGGTCCCGGAGACTGGGTCCCCGGTATCCGGAAACCATCCCATTCGGACTTTGGTCCGAGACGTCCCAGCCCGCTTCTTCGGTGAGTTCGGCGGTTCGACGCTCTTCGTCCTGACGAACTGGAAGGCCCCGAAGGGCCGTATCCTGGCCGTCGACCTGCGAAATCCGGAACCGCCCGACACATGGCGAGAGGTCGTCCCCGAGGGGGACGCCGTCCTCACGGGGTTTACCCTCGCCGGGGGCCGACTTCTCGTCCAGTCTCTCGAGAACGTCGTCTCGCGGGTCCGTGTCTTCGAGCCGGACGGACGGTTCGTCCGGGAGATCGCCTTCCCGACCCTGGGCTCCGTCACGGGCCTGCAGGGGGAGTGGGACCGGCGGGAGGCCTTCTTTGCCTTCACGTCGTTTCTGGTCCCGCCCCGCATTTACCGGTATGACGTGGAGACGGGCCGACGGACGCTGTGGGCCGCCGTGCGGGTCCCTCTCCGACCCGACCGTTACGTCGTCCGGCAGGTGTGGTACACGTCCAAGGACGGCACGCGGGTCCCGATGTTTTTGGTCCATCCCCGGGGCCTCCGACGAGACGGCCGAAACCCGACCTTGCTGACGGGCTACGGCGGGTTCAACGTCAGCCTGACGCCGTCGTACTCGGCGATGGCCGCCCTGTGGGTCCAGACCGGCGGCGTCTTCGCTTTGGCGAACCTCCGGGGCGGCGGCGAGTTCGGCGAGGCCTGGCACGAGGCCGGCATGCGGGACAAGAAGCAAAACGTCTTCGACGACTTCATCGCGGCGGCCGAGTGGCTCATCGCTCAGGGCTACACCCGGCCCGAACGGCTGGCCATCACAGGTCGGAGCAACGGCGGGCTTCTGGTCGGGGCGGCCCTGACGCAGAGGCCCGACCTGTTCCGGGTCGTCGTCTGCGGTTATCCCCTCTTGGACATGATCCGGTATCACAAGTTCCTCGTCGCCCGCTACTGGGTG encodes the following:
- the pdg gene encoding Ultraviolet N-glycosylase/AP lyase; the protein is MDTKTFLQVLKTLRRSPALRQAPIFRMRVSRSETPFTILVATLLSARTQDTVTVPAVERLLSVAPTPERLAALDEATIARLIYPVGFYRTKARHLKELARVLVERYGGQVPDTLEELTKLPGVGRKTANLVLGEAFGKPAICVDTHVHRIGNRLGIVRSKTPLETEAQLMEKVPPAYWSDINTYLVALGQTICLPRRPRCPECPVRRWCERVGVTG
- a CDS encoding Prolyl endopeptidase, whose product is MRQATGHRTPRYQRMGVVWGILMGWVLSAIAAGPQTSAVPRPPETRRDEVREVLHGVEVVDPYRWLEDAWSPETRAWIEAQNAYTRSLLDAVPGREALRRRVARMLRVDTVSLPIVRGGRYFFLKRRADQDQPVLYMREGPTGPERVLIDPHAMDPAHLTSVSPLEVSRDGRWLAYGVRHGGEDEVVVRWRDVETGQDLPDGLPKGRYFGIALRSDKAGFYYAKHTPDGPRVYYHAMGSDPAQDVEIFGQGYGPDKIIGVDLSHDGRYLLLTVYYGAGAQQTELHYMEVPETGSPVSGNHPIRTLVRDVPARFFGEFGGSTLFVLTNWKAPKGRILAVDLRNPEPPDTWREVVPEGDAVLTGFTLAGGRLLVQSLENVVSRVRVFEPDGRFVREIAFPTLGSVTGLQGEWDRREAFFAFTSFLVPPRIYRYDVETGRRTLWAAVRVPLRPDRYVVRQVWYTSKDGTRVPMFLVHPRGLRRDGRNPTLLTGYGGFNVSLTPSYSAMAALWVQTGGVFALANLRGGGEFGEAWHEAGMRDKKQNVFDDFIAAAEWLIAQGYTRPERLAITGRSNGGLLVGAALTQRPDLFRVVVCGYPLLDMIRYHKFLVARYWVGEYGSSDDPEQFKYLLAYSPYHNVKPGTKYPAVLFVTGDADTRVDPLHARKMTALLQWANASDRPILLRYDTKAGHVGALPVRQQIEDLTDELLFLLWQLDVPLR